Sequence from the Helianthus annuus cultivar XRQ/B chromosome 13, HanXRQr2.0-SUNRISE, whole genome shotgun sequence genome:
TCGTCTGCACAATGTTGACACGGAATAGTTGTAGATGTTGCCCTAAGATTGGAGTAACCTgtcgctctgataccactatgttggccTCCAGAACTCGACACAACGGAATCATCACAAGAATTGTTGTTCATGATGTCGATAAACAGTTTGAGAATGGCTTGAAAGTTGGACAAACGATGATGTGATAAATGTGGACAATTACTAACAGTTATAATTGTCTTGGTGCCGAGAGAATTCCCGGCAAAAGACTTAAATACATTGGGAGGAGAAACGGTTGGAGGGACGGTTGAGTTTGGCGGGAATAACCACCATTCGAAACCGACACAATCCATAAGACACACCTCCTCgattttacatacatacatataagtttATATATCCTATAAATCGTTACATATAAATACGAAATTATGTTTATAATATTCTAACAAGTGAAATAGCCAGACTTAAAGACTTTAAGAATCTATATGAAAAAATTTCCGTTGTAGGTTTGGAAAAAGTGCAAAATGCAACCTATGTACATGAGGCGAACTTTTCACAATAGAAGCTTAGTGAGTTAGAGCTTGTATGGAGTGATGAGCTACATGATTCACGAaatgaaatgcttgaaaaagcaGTCCTAAAAGAGTTGAAGCCTTGTGATGATAATTTAATACAATTGAAAATTAGGTCATATGGGGGATTAGAGTTTCCAAACTGGATTGGAGATCCCTTGTTTCTTCATTTGAAGCATGTGTCAATAGGGGGTTGTAAGAGATGTACATCCCTACCGCCACTTGGGCAGCTACCGTCTCTCAAGAAGTTGGTTATAGAAGGCTTATATGGGGTGGAAGCTGTGGGTTTTGAGTTATCTGGGACTGGTTGCGCATTTCCTTCACTTGAAATTCTGAGTTTTGATGATATGCGTGAGTGGAAGAAATGGTCAGGGGCTGTGTTTCCATGCTTGCAAAAGCCTCAAATAAATGGT
This genomic interval carries:
- the LOC110902097 gene encoding putative disease resistance protein At3g14460, with product MLEKAVLKELKPCDDNLIQLKIRSYGGLEFPNWIGDPLFLHLKHVSIGGCKRCTSLPPLGQLPSLKKLVIEGLYGVEAVGFELSGTGCAFPSLEILSFDDMREWKKWSGAVFPCLQKPQINGCPNLVEVTLEAMPSLNVLELDNCDSGVLRSLVEVASAVTKLEIEDISGLNDVVWGGVIEYLGAVEELSIQSCNEIRYLVKSDVDARFL